A genomic stretch from Solanum stenotomum isolate F172 chromosome 8, ASM1918654v1, whole genome shotgun sequence includes:
- the LOC125874383 gene encoding protein SOB FIVE-LIKE 4-like gives MDSNSQFFGEGEECNSSESGWTMYIGSPSTGDDNIGEFDELEDSNYNKEGPVNEDDEDCETDDSMASDASSGPISNFSRNGKSGGVATMVNFKNSKEKGKEKNCSFISNKAKSSMKNGYKNDDQDKVKESIIAAKGTKGASNGGGNKVRKSIWMGKGK, from the coding sequence ATGGATTCTAATTCCCAATTCTTTGGAGAAGGTGAAGAATGTAACAGCAGTGAATCTGGATGGACAATGTACATTGGTTCTCCTTCAACTGGTGATGACAATATTGGGGAATTTGATGAATTAGAAGATAGTAATTATAACAAAGAAGGTCCCGTTAATGAAGACGATGAGGATTGTGAGACTGATGATTCAATGGCTTCTGATGCATCTTCAGGACCAATTAGTAATTTTTCAAGAAATGGGAAGAGTGGTGGTGTAGCTACTATGgttaatttcaagaattcaaagGAAAAGGGGAAGGAAAAGAATTGCAGTTTTATTAGCAACAAAGCCAAAAGTTCGATGAAGAATGGTTACAAGAATGATGATCAAGATAAGGTGAAAGAGTCTATCATTGCTGCAAAAGGAACTAAAGGTGCATCCAATGGTGGTGGTAATAAGGTTAGGAAAAGTATTTGGATGGGCAAAGGGAAGTAG